In Eupeodes corollae chromosome 3, idEupCoro1.1, whole genome shotgun sequence, a single genomic region encodes these proteins:
- the LOC129952124 gene encoding nose resistant to fluoxetine protein 6-like, whose protein sequence is MFHLILLLFISIGLSSCDNEQPAKRYNLTCEELCELAGVAASSPPPPPRIEMEKHFRSESNRSREFPPLLMSSTEIEGSEHRNSKVWDQYLGQSSIIFGLSKVANEVLINEQCFRDFKIIEKSILRRDPWAMKVLDSSGGKDSGFIWGQNYWLGSKQGCDAVKAPVRITLSNQFERTMKDGLINQMAPFEMDYRVVYMKHNSPWQVEIKFMPERIIHVGLCLPSSCSSSEIQNMTQSLMDDNKLEESKLLDLHAEVMYVKDLKLKESFFEQKSLKIIIGCVIFTLTMTLLASFLSETVELVSENSVLSKFLSFIKCFDLVSNTRKLFAVREESADSIPVINGLRSVSCFWIMLFHVVWYMYFTVSNKTFLISYAEKAFFQYVSTAPLLVDLFFTISGFLQTYNFIKNESKLDVIRKSSFGENVKAYGKLALHRYLRLAPMYLVLSGIVAVFTSYIEDVSVFHISDRYDQVCSKYWWRNVLFIQNFFSHTELCLNWSWSLACEMQFFCLLTGLLFVYAKHPKIVKNVIAGGLIATIGWTYVVGFRSRYQLSFDVALHTGTEIYINPFIRIMPYIMGAIAGWYLVENNGKFEIGTTTEKCMWNMAIVAFFACIYSTIKRDMSFLSTITLLVVGRVTFSVAVCWMIIGSATGRGIWWSRILECKMFQHLNKLSYAIYLLNPFVISFVFSLSNTSSHADPLQLSVMTSGFVVIVYLTSIVFSLAFEMPYCNWSSTILKKKLKTA, encoded by the exons TCATATCGATTGGACTTAGTAGCTGTGATAATGAACAGCCGGCAAAACGCTATAACTTAACATGCGAAGAATTATGTGAACTGGCTGGAGTTGCCGCATCCtcgccgccaccaccaccacgGATAGAAATGGAAAAACACTTCCGAAGTGAATCAAATCGATCCAGAGAGTTTCCACCACTTCTGATGAGTTCTACTGAAATCGAGGGAAGTGAACACAGAAATTCGAAGGTCTGGGATCAATATCTTGGACAATCTTCAATAATTTTCGGACTATCGAAAGTAGCCAATGAGGTTCTAATAAACGAGCAGTGCTTCAGGGACTTTAAAATTATCGAGAAGTCTATTTTAAGGAGGGATCCATGGGCTATGAAAG TTCTGGATTCTTCAGGAGGAAAGGATTCTGGCTTCATATGGGGCCAGAACTACTGGCTGGGCAGTAAACAAGGCTGTGATGCAGTTAAAGCTCCAGTTCGAATAACTCTATCCAATCAATTCGAACGAACTATGAAAGATGGATTGATCAATCAGATGGCTCCATTCGAAATGGACTATCGGGTAGTCTATATGAAACACAATTCGCCTTGGCAAGTTGAGATCAAATTCATGCCCGAAAGAATCATTCATGTGGGGCTTTGCTTACCCTCATCATGTTCTTCATCGGAGATTCAAAATATGACTCAGAGTTTAATGGACGATAATAAGTTGGAGGAAAGTAAATTACTTGATCTTCATGCCGAAGTAATGTACGTTAAGGATCTTAAACTAAAAGAGAGTTTCTTCGAACAGAAAAGTCTGAAGATTATCATTGGTTGTGTGATCTTCACTCTAACAATGACCCTGTTGGCAAGCTTTTTAAGCGAAACAGTGGAATTAGTTAGTGAAAATAGCGTACTGTcaaaatttttgtcatttatcaaATGTTTCGATCTCGTCAGCAATACTCGAAAATTATTTGCTGTACGTGAAGAATCAGCAGACTCGATTCCTGTCATAAATGGCTTGAGATCTGTTTCATGTTTCTGGATAATGCTCTTCCATGTTGTGTGGTATATGTACTTCACCGTGAGTAATAAGACGTTTTTGATATCATATGCTGAGAAGGCATTCTTTCAATATGTTAGCACAGCACCTTTGTTGGTTGATCTGTTCTTTACAATAAG cGGATTTCTGCAGacttataattttatcaaaaatgagtCGAAATTGGATGTTATTCGTAAAAGTTCCTTTGGGGAAAATGTCAAGGCATATGGAAAATTGGCACTTCATAGATACTTAAG actTGCACCCATGTACCTGGTCCTAAGTGGAATTGTAGCTGTATTCACATCCTACATTGAAGATGTTTCGGTCTTCCACATTAGCGATCGTTATGATCAAGTTTGCTCGAAATATTGGTGGAGAAATGTGCTCTTCATTCAAAACTTCTTCAGCCACACTGAACTCTGTCTCAATTGGTCTTGGTCTTTGGCTTGTGAGATGCAATTCTTCTGCCTTCTTACAGGATTACTCTTTGTTTATGCCAA ACAtcctaaaattgttaaaaatgtaatagCTGGAGGGCTTATTGCAACAATTGGATGGACTTACGTTGTGGGCTTTAGATCACGttatcagctgtcatttgatgTGGCTCTACACACCGGCACGGAGATCTATATCAATCCCTTCATTCGAATAATGCCCTATATCATGGGGGCAATTGCTGGATGGTACTTGGTCGAGAACAATGGAAAATTTGAGATCGGGACGACTACGGAGAAGTGCATGTGGAACATGGCTATTGTAGCATTCTTCGCGTGTATATATTCAACTATCAAGAGGGACATGTCCTTCCTATCAACGATTACGCTCCTTGTTGTGGGACGTGTAACATTCTCAGTGGCAGTTTGTTGGATGATAATCGGAAGTGCAACAGGTCGTGGAATTTGGTGGTCAAGGATTCTCGAATGCAAGATGTTCCAACACCTGAATAAACTTTCCTATGCGATATATCTTCTCAATCCATTCGTCATATCATTTGTCTTCAGCTTATCCAATACCAGCTCACATGCTGACCCTCTTCAATTG AGCGTCATGACTAGTGGATTTGTTGTCATCGTTTACTTGACGTCCATAGTATTTTCACTTGCCTTTGAAATGCCTTATTGCAATTGGTCGAGtacgatattgaagaagaaaCTTAAGACCGCCTAA